Genomic window (Deltaproteobacteria bacterium):
CTCCATCCGGGACGGGTTGAGGTAGACGTTCACGGCGCGCTTCCGGCCGCCGACGATGGCGACCGCGCCCACGCCGTTCACCGTCTCGAGGACCTGCTTCACCTGGTCGTCGGCGATCTTGGTGATCTCCCGCAGGTCGCGGTCACCCGAGATGGCGACCGTCATGACGGGAGCGGCGTCGATGTCGAACTTGACGATGACGGGCGGATCGGTCCCGTCCGGGAGGTTCTTGATGATCGTCGCCACCCGGTCGCGGACGTCCTGCGCCGCCTCGTCCCCCTTCTTTTCCAGCAGGAAGCGGATGACGACGGAGGAGACCCCTTCGCGGGAGGTGGAGCGGAGCTCGTCGATCCCCGAGACGGTGTTGACCGCCTCCTCGATCGGCTTGGTGACGGTGGTCTCGATCTCCTCCGGGCTCGCCCCGGGGAGGGTCGTGGTGACGGTGACGATCGGTATGTCGATGTTGGGGAAGAGGTCGACGCCCAGCCCCTTCCAGGACGCGGCTCCCACCACCACCAGGAGCATCGTCAACATGGTGGCGAAGACGGGGCGGCGTACGCAGACCTCGGAAAGCCTCATTTGCGGTCACCCGGCTCGACGCGGACGCGGGATCCCTGGACCAGCTTGCCCGTTCGGGAGACCGCGACCAGCTCCCCGGCGGAGACCCCGTCGACGATCTCGATCCGCTCGCCCAGGTCGTCCCCGAGCCTGACCCGGCGCTCCTTCACGGCGCCGTTGTCCACGACGAAAACCTTCTCGATCCCGGCGAAGGTGACCACCGCCTGCTTGGGGACGCTCACGCCGTTTTGGTCCACGCGCAGCAGGATCGCCGCCTTGCCGAAGAAGCCGGACATGAGCTCCCGGTTGGCGTTCGGGAAGTTCGCCTCGACCTGGATCGCGCGGTTCGCCGCGTTCGAGGCGGGGGAGATCCGGCGGATCGACCCGCGGAACGTCTTCCCCGGGCGGCTGTCGACCGAGAGGTCCACGGCGAGCCCGGGCTTCAAGGACGCCGCGTACGCTTCCGGGACCTCCCCGAGCAGTCGGATCGGGTGGTCGTCGACGATCCGGAACAGCGGCGTGCCCACCTTCACGTACTCGCCCGCGGAAACCAGCCGCGCCTCGATGAAGCCGTCGATGGGGCTCCGGACGAGGGTGTCCGCGAGCTTCTTCTCCGAGAGCCCCGCCTGCGCGCGACGTGCCCGCAGGGTGGCGAGGAGGTTGTTCGCCTCCTCCCGGGCGGCCCGTACCCCCGCCTCGGCGACCAGGAACCGCGCCTCCGCGTCGTCGACGTCCTTCCGCGCGATCAGGTTCTTGGCCGCGAGGTCCTTCCTGCGCTCGAAATCCTTCCTCGCGTTGTCGAACTCGGCCTGCGCCCTGCGCACGAGCGACGTCTTCTCCACGTCCGCGCCTTCGGCGTCCGGGGCGATCCCGAGCTTCGCCGCGACCTGGGCCGCCTCGGCGCGCGCCTGGTCCCTCCGGAAGAGGAACTCGGACCGGACGAGGGACGCCAGCGTCCTGCCCCTGCGCACCGGGTCGCCGAGGTCCGCGTGGACCTTCTCCACCGTCCCCTCGACCTCGGACGACAGGGTGACCTGCTCCACCCCCGCGAGCGTTCCCACGAACTCGATCTTGCGGGGGATGGAGGTGCGCTCGGCGGCCGCGGCCGCGATCGGTATGGCTTCTCCGGGAGCCGCGGCCGCGCCGCGCGCCGCGTTGTCCTTCCCGGGGGCGCCGCCCTCCCGGCCCCCGCACCCGCCGCCGGATGCCAGGGCGGCGAGCGCGCAGAGCAGAAGCGCAAGAGGGGTCTTGGACGGGGTCGTCGACATCAGGATCTCCTTCGGGAGGGTTTCGCGGCGCGCCTCGGGGCGAGCGCCTGGGTCCAGTACGTCTCGGTCATCCGCGCCAGCTCCGGGAACGGCGCCTCGATCAGGCCGAGCATCTTGAGACGGGTGGTGCCGTAGAACGACCCGCGGAGCATCTCCGCGGTCCTGCGGACGGGAAACGGAACGTGGAGCGTGCCGTCCGCCTTCCCCCGCGCCAGCGCCCGGGTGAAGAGCGCCGAGATCCGGTCGAGCCGGGCCCGTTGGGGGGACCCGCCCGCGAAGTGCGTCACCGCGAGGTGGGCCGGGAAGTCCCGCTGGAGGATCAGGAACCGCTCCTGGTGCCGGGAAACGTAGTCGTACCAGAAGCGCGACAGGGCGCGGAGCGTCTCGCGGCCGTTCAGATTCCGGGCGAGCAGCTCCTCGATCCCGGAGAGGAATCCGTCGAGCGTCTCGTCGAACAGCGTGAGGAAGATCCCGTCCTTGCTTCCGAAGTGGTGGTAGAGCGTTCCCTCCGCGACCCCCGCCTCGCGGGCGATCTCCGAGGTCGTGGCGTTGGCGTACCCCTTCGCGGCGAAGAGGCGGCAGGCGGTCGAGAGGATCGCCCGGCTCCTGGCAGTGTCGGTCATTCGTCCACCTCCCCGGAGTCCCGGGTCATCCGCCGCGTCCCGCGGACGGGGCGGTCTGGTGCGCCGGCCGCCGGATCAGGAACAGCAGCGGCAGTACGCACGCCATCAGCACCGACAGGACGAAGAAGGCGTCGTTGAATCCCATCATCGTCGCCTGCCGGACGACCTGCCCGTAGATCCTCCCGAGCGTCACGTTCCCGGCGACCGCGTCGGGCACCCCGCGCGCCGGCAGAAGCGCCTGCCCTTTCGCCACGGCGGCCCGGAGCCCCTCGTCCATCGCGGTCAGGTGCTCCGTCATCCGGCTCTGGTGGACCTGGGCGCGGTGGGCGAACATCGTGGCGGAGAACGCCACGCCGATCGACCCCCCGAGGTTCCGGAGCAGGTTGTAGATGGAGGTGGCGTTCCCCATCTGCGGCTTCGGGATCGAGGAGAGGGTGAGCGTGGTGAGGGGGATGAAGAGGAGCCCCATCCCGAACCCGAGGTAGACGCGGGGTCCCAGCAGCGCGTTGAAATCCGCCGTCAGGGAGAAGTTCGACATGGTCCAGGTGGAGAGGGCGCACACCGCGACCCCGAGGAGGAGAGGGTATTTCGGGTTGTGCCTCCCGATGAATTTTCCCACCAGAGGCATCGTGACGAGCGTCGCGACTCCGCCGGGCGACAGGACCAGCCCGGCGAGCGTCGCCGTGTACCCGAGGAGCAGCTGGGCGTACAGCGGCAGGAGGACGATGCTCCCGAGCAGGTTGAAGAAGGCGACGAACATCACGACGTTGCCGGTGGTGAACGAGGCGTTCCGGAAGGCCCGCAGGTCCACCACGGGGTTCTCGGCGACGAAGAGCTCGACGATCACGAAGAGGAGCAGGGCCAGGGCGGCGACGGCGGCGAGGACCAGGATGAAGTCGGAATGGAACCAGTCCTCCCGCTGCCCCTTGTCCACGACGATCTGGAGCGCGCCGACCCAGACGGCGAGGAGGGCGATCCCCCAGGCGTCCGCCTTCTCCCCCCTGCGCTCCTTGAGGTACGGGGGGTCCTGGATGAACATCGAGACCATGGCGACGGCGAGCAGCCCGATCGGGATGTTGACGTAGAAGATCCACCGCCACGACAGCGTGTCCGTGATGTAGCCGCCCATCAGCGGCCCGGCGATCGGGCCGAACATGGCGCCGATGCCGAAGATGGCCATCGCCGTCCCGTGCTCCCGCGGCGGGAACGTTTCCAGCAGGATCGCCTGCGACATCGGCTGCAGCGCTCCGCCGCCGATCCCCTGCAGGACGCGGAAGAAGACGAGCATCCCCAGGCTGGTGGAGGAACCGCACAGCAGGGAGGCGAAGGTGAACAGCAGGACGGAGAAGGTGAGATACCGTTTCCGGCCGAAGGTCCGGGCGAGCCACCCGGTCATCGGGATGATGATGGCGTTGGACACGAGGTACGACGTGAGGACCCACGCCGACTCGTCGATGCCGGAGGAGAGGGAGCCGCGGATGTGGTCGAGGGCGACGTTGGCGACGCTGGTGTCGATGATCTCGATCAGCGTCGGCAGCATCACCGTGACGGCGACGATCCACTTGCTCGATCCGATCGCGCCGACCGCGTTGCCGAGCCGCCCTCCCGCCTCTCCGTTCACCCACTAGTGCCCCAATTCATGAATAGGACCGCATTCGAGTGCCGCTGCATCCGCCCCGGCTGCGTTGCGCTCCCTCACCGTACTCGCCAGTACGCCTCGGTCGCGGCGCCTTGCCGGATGCGGCGCATCGACCCTCTCGTTGCTGGCCATATTCATGAACTGGGGCACTCGCTACCGCACGAGCACCGTGGGAACGACCGACATCCCGATCCGCAGGACGTGGCCGGGGTCCTCGCCGCGCGACAGGACGATCTTCACCGGCACGCGCTGGACGACCTTGACGTAGTTCCCCGAGGCGTTCTCCGGCGGGAAGAGGGCGAAGGCGGAGCCGGTCCCCGCCATGATGCTGTCGACCGTCCCCTGGAACTTCCTCCCCTTGTACGTGTCCACGCGGATCTCCACTTCCTGCCCGGGGCGGATCCGCTCGATGTCCGTCTCCTTGAAGTTCGCCGCTGCCGGATGCGGGCCTCGCGCTGCTCCGCGACGGATCTCCGCTGGGAGAGGACCGCCTCCCGCTGGGCGATCGCCGCCCGCTGGGTGGGGATCGCCGCCTCCGCGAGCCGCAGCTCCTCCTTCGCCAGGTCGTCCTGCGCCTTCGCGACCTCCGCGTCGGTCACGGCCTTCTCGAACGCCTCGCGGCTGATCACCTGCCGGTCGGAGAGCTGCCTCATCCGCCCGGCGTCCCGGGACGCCTGGTCCTTCCGCGCCGCGGCGAGCGCGACCCTGGCGCGCGCCGCCTCGATGCCGGCGGACAGCTGCGCGATCTGCGCCTTCGCCCCTTCCAGCTCCTGGATCGCGGCCGTGACGTCCGACCGCGCCGCGGCGAGGTCGGCCCGGGCGGCGGAGAGGTCCGCGGCCCCGGCGGACACGGCGGACGCGGCGGCGTCCTCCCGGACCGCGAACGGCTCCGGGTCGATGCGGAGGAGTTCCTCCCCGGCCTTCACGGGCTGGTTGTCCTTCACCTTCACTTCGACCACGGTCCCCTGGACGCGCGCCGAGACCAGGTGGATCCGGCCGTCGACGTACGCGTCGTCGGTGCTCACGTGGGTCTGGCGGTACCGCCAGTAGGCGTACCCCGCGACCGCCGTCGCCGCGAGCACGACGAGGAAGACCGCGAGCGCCTTCCGCCGCTTTCCGTTCCCCTTCGCCGGGGGGGCGTCATCCGCGGTGGGCATGATCAGCGGCCTACCGCGCGCCGGAGGGAGGCGATGGAAACGGCGCGGTCGAACGCGGCGTTGACCGACTCCGTGTCGGAGCGCACCATCTGGGCCTGCGCGTCGATCATCTCGATGATGTCGCCGGCGCCCACCTCGTACCGCGCCGTGGCGAGCCGGAGGTTCTCCTCGGACGCTTCCCGCTCCTTCGTCCGGGCGGTCATCCTCTCCCGCGCCTCCCGGACGCCGTACGCGGACGATTCCACCTGGAGGCGGACCCGGCGCCTCGCCTCGGAATATTCATGGCCGACGGAGGAGGCGTTCGCCTGCGCCTCCCGGACCTGCTCCCGCGTCAGGAACCCGGTGAAGAGCGGCCAGGAAAGGGTGACGGCGGCGGAGTAGTTCTCCTGCAGCGGCGTCTCGTCGGCGGCGTACCCGTACCCCGCGGTGCCGACGAGAAACGGGAGATGCCCGGCCGACGCGGAACGGAGCGCCCCGGCGGCCGCCCGCTTCCTTTCGAGGAGGCCCTTGAGCTCCGGCCGGTTCCGCTCCGCCTC
Coding sequences:
- a CDS encoding efflux RND transporter permease subunit, with product MRLSEVCVRRPVFATMLTMLLVVVGAASWKGLGVDLFPNIDIPIVTVTTTLPGASPEEIETTVTKPIEEAVNTVSGIDELRSTSREGVSSVVIRFLLEKKGDEAAQDVRDRVATIIKNLPDGTDPPVIVKFDIDAAPVMTVAISGDRDLREITKIADDQVKQVLETVNGVGAVAIVGGRKRAVNVYLNPSRME
- a CDS encoding efflux RND transporter periplasmic adaptor subunit, whose product is MSTTPSKTPLALLLCALAALASGGGCGGREGGAPGKDNAARGAAAAPGEAIPIAAAAAERTSIPRKIEFVGTLAGVEQVTLSSEVEGTVEKVHADLGDPVRRGRTLASLVRSEFLFRRDQARAEAAQVAAKLGIAPDAEGADVEKTSLVRRAQAEFDNARKDFERRKDLAAKNLIARKDVDDAEARFLVAEAGVRAAREEANNLLATLRARRAQAGLSEKKLADTLVRSPIDGFIEARLVSAGEYVKVGTPLFRIVDDHPIRLLGEVPEAYAASLKPGLAVDLSVDSRPGKTFRGSIRRISPASNAANRAIQVEANFPNANRELMSGFFGKAAILLRVDQNGVSVPKQAVVTFAGIEKVFVVDNGAVKERRVRLGDDLGERIEIVDGVSAGELVAVSRTGKLVQGSRVRVEPGDRK
- a CDS encoding TetR/AcrR family transcriptional regulator, which gives rise to MTDTARSRAILSTACRLFAAKGYANATTSEIAREAGVAEGTLYHHFGSKDGIFLTLFDETLDGFLSGIEELLARNLNGRETLRALSRFWYDYVSRHQERFLILQRDFPAHLAVTHFAGGSPQRARLDRISALFTRALARGKADGTLHVPFPVRRTAEMLRGSFYGTTRLKMLGLIEAPFPELARMTETYWTQALAPRRAAKPSRRRS
- a CDS encoding DHA2 family efflux MFS transporter permease subunit translates to MLPTLIEIIDTSVANVALDHIRGSLSSGIDESAWVLTSYLVSNAIIIPMTGWLARTFGRKRYLTFSVLLFTFASLLCGSSTSLGMLVFFRVLQGIGGGALQPMSQAILLETFPPREHGTAMAIFGIGAMFGPIAGPLMGGYITDTLSWRWIFYVNIPIGLLAVAMVSMFIQDPPYLKERRGEKADAWGIALLAVWVGALQIVVDKGQREDWFHSDFILVLAAVAALALLLFVIVELFVAENPVVDLRAFRNASFTTGNVVMFVAFFNLLGSIVLLPLYAQLLLGYTATLAGLVLSPGGVATLVTMPLVGKFIGRHNPKYPLLLGVAVCALSTWTMSNFSLTADFNALLGPRVYLGFGMGLLFIPLTTLTLSSIPKPQMGNATSIYNLLRNLGGSIGVAFSATMFAHRAQVHQSRMTEHLTAMDEGLRAAVAKGQALLPARGVPDAVAGNVTLGRIYGQVVRQATMMGFNDAFFVLSVLMACVLPLLFLIRRPAHQTAPSAGRGG
- a CDS encoding biotin/lipoyl-binding protein, translated to MPTADDAPPAKGNGKRRKALAVFLVVLAATAVAGYAYWRYRQTHVSTDDAYVDGRIHLVSARVQGTVVEVKVKDNQPVKAGEELLRIDPEPFAVREDAAASAVSAGAADLSAARADLAAARSDVTAAIQELEGAKAQIAQLSAGIEAARARVALAAARKDQASRDAGRMRQLSDRQVISREAFEKAVTDAEVAKAQDDLAKEELRLAEAAIPTQRAAIAQREAVLSQRRSVAEQREARIRQRRTSRRRTSSGSAPGRKWRSAWTRTRGGSSRGRSTASWRGPAPPSPSSRRRTPRGTTSRSSSACR